The Apibacter raozihei genome contains a region encoding:
- a CDS encoding uroporphyrinogen-III C-methyltransferase, with amino-acid sequence MKKEKETLHKVNIVGIGPGHPDLLTIQATQILEQTDVILYDCLANQCILEDQRFQAKIEFVEKDMTFQKMIDIMENYYLEGKKVARLRSGDSMMFNSGGIESKILKERKIPFDVIPGITAAGAASSVFSIPTTELNESDALVHFISHDTPENFAQIRDLTVLFKYGTTIALYMANQNLTRILNIMKEENVDQNLPVVVVSRVSMPEETAIYTHLSELLGTLETNQLRSPMVFFIGKHVKILNDKLNIIQNKN; translated from the coding sequence ATGAAAAAAGAAAAAGAAACATTACACAAGGTTAACATAGTAGGAATAGGTCCCGGACATCCGGATTTATTAACCATCCAGGCAACACAAATTCTGGAACAGACTGATGTTATTTTATATGATTGCTTAGCAAATCAATGTATTTTAGAAGACCAAAGATTTCAAGCAAAAATTGAATTTGTTGAAAAAGACATGACTTTTCAAAAAATGATTGATATAATGGAAAATTATTATTTGGAAGGAAAAAAGGTAGCCAGATTACGTTCCGGAGATTCAATGATGTTTAACAGCGGTGGAATCGAATCGAAAATTTTGAAAGAAAGAAAAATACCTTTTGATGTCATACCAGGGATTACTGCAGCTGGTGCAGCCTCATCAGTTTTTTCAATTCCGACAACAGAATTGAATGAAAGCGATGCATTAGTACATTTCATTTCGCATGATACTCCTGAAAATTTTGCACAAATAAGAGATTTAACCGTGCTTTTCAAATACGGTACTACTATAGCTTTATATATGGCTAATCAAAATTTGACTCGTATACTTAATATTATGAAAGAAGAAAATGTAGATCAGAATCTTCCGGTGGTTGTCGTGTCAAGAGTCAGTATGCCAGAAGAAACAGCTATTTATACCCATCTATCTGAACTTTTGGGAACTTTAGAAACTAACCAGTTACGATCGCCGATGGTCTTTTTCATAGGAAAACATGTCAAAATATTGAATGATAAGCTAAACATAATTCAAAATAAAAACTAA
- a CDS encoding TonB-dependent receptor plug domain-containing protein, whose translation MKNKISALIFCAGTTFIWAQNHTSDSLSKVFELGEINVIEKGTKRILTNQVDEKQLREFDRNTLTDAVNLLPGVTISEFGARGEGNLSLRGFSMLQTPIFYDGIPIYVPYDGNVDINRFTTFDIAKISVSKGFTSVLYGPNTMGGAINIISRKPIKPLEISGISGIKFSKEGLNNYSTSLNIGSRINKFYFLGNVSHIKNNFNSLSEKFKPGTNEGVGKRNHSEYRDWKLSGKVGYMPNKTDEYSLNFIIQEAQKDIAPPVEGSMYRDYPQYNKYSIYYRSNTYLGAQTSLSLTGFYDNYYNKMNQYDNNEYFLQNTKKAFRSIYDDYSLGGSINLSTEYFKNNILKLSFHEKFDSHKEHNATIPQNLATGQKEIVGEPIQKYLDNTLSVGIEDVFNLNKYFTIIAGASYNYRNNIKAQDYGTHYETGEKNILFDFPKGSDNAFNYQLGTIYKPAEHHEISLSASRKSRFASQKERYSSRFGSQIPNPDLSSEYSWIFDFNYKGQVSSALQYELSFYRNNVSNAIYQITVGKQEDGNPIYQNRNQGKAVFQGLELSFNYRPIKNINVGANYSFIELKNKKDKSLEYTNIPKHKLIVFGKYNLTNWDAYLHLDMEINSNRYITSVGETISGFTLVNVKVHSKIWKGFSGEIGSKNLLDKNYYLSKNYPREGRTFFTSLLYNF comes from the coding sequence GTGAAAAATAAAATATCAGCCTTAATATTTTGTGCAGGAACAACGTTTATATGGGCACAAAATCATACTTCAGATTCCTTATCAAAAGTTTTTGAATTGGGAGAAATTAATGTAATTGAAAAAGGAACTAAGCGCATATTAACCAATCAGGTAGATGAAAAACAACTCCGTGAGTTTGATAGAAACACTTTGACTGATGCTGTCAATTTGTTACCCGGAGTTACCATTTCTGAGTTTGGTGCAAGAGGAGAAGGAAACCTGAGTCTTCGTGGTTTTTCAATGCTTCAGACACCTATCTTTTATGATGGAATACCTATTTATGTTCCTTATGATGGAAATGTAGATATCAATAGATTCACTACTTTTGATATAGCAAAAATATCTGTTTCTAAAGGATTTACATCAGTTCTTTACGGGCCCAATACTATGGGAGGGGCAATAAATATAATATCAAGAAAACCCATAAAACCATTAGAAATATCAGGTATTTCCGGAATTAAATTCAGCAAAGAAGGCCTCAATAATTATAGTACTTCTCTAAATATAGGATCCAGAATAAATAAATTTTATTTTCTGGGAAATGTTTCACACATAAAAAATAATTTCAACTCGTTATCAGAAAAATTTAAACCCGGTACTAATGAAGGTGTAGGTAAAAGAAACCATTCTGAATATAGAGACTGGAAACTAAGTGGTAAAGTTGGATATATGCCCAATAAAACTGATGAATATTCATTAAACTTTATAATACAGGAGGCACAAAAGGATATAGCTCCTCCAGTTGAAGGAAGTATGTACAGGGATTATCCTCAATATAACAAATACAGTATTTATTATCGTTCAAACACGTATTTAGGAGCCCAAACCTCTTTAAGTTTAACTGGTTTTTATGATAACTATTATAATAAAATGAATCAATACGATAATAATGAATATTTTCTGCAAAATACCAAAAAAGCATTTCGCAGTATATATGATGATTATTCGTTGGGTGGCTCAATTAATTTATCTACTGAATATTTTAAAAATAATATTTTAAAATTATCTTTTCACGAAAAGTTTGATTCACATAAAGAACATAATGCCACAATACCTCAAAATTTAGCTACCGGACAAAAAGAAATAGTGGGGGAGCCAATTCAGAAATATTTGGACAATACTTTATCAGTTGGAATTGAAGATGTATTTAATTTAAATAAATACTTTACTATTATAGCTGGTGCAAGTTATAACTATAGAAATAATATAAAAGCTCAGGATTATGGAACACATTATGAAACCGGAGAAAAAAATATTTTATTTGATTTTCCTAAAGGTTCAGACAATGCTTTCAATTATCAGCTGGGAACAATATATAAACCCGCAGAACATCATGAAATATCATTATCAGCATCTCGAAAATCCAGATTTGCCTCTCAAAAAGAAAGATATTCCAGTCGTTTTGGCTCGCAAATTCCTAATCCTGATTTGAGTTCCGAATACAGTTGGATATTTGATTTTAATTATAAAGGACAAGTATCTTCAGCTTTACAATATGAACTTTCTTTTTATAGAAACAATGTAAGCAATGCTATTTATCAGATTACTGTAGGAAAACAGGAAGATGGAAATCCAATATATCAAAATAGAAATCAGGGAAAAGCAGTTTTCCAGGGATTAGAATTGTCATTCAATTACCGTCCCATAAAAAATATAAACGTTGGTGCTAACTATAGCTTTATTGAACTTAAAAATAAGAAGGATAAATCTTTAGAATATACAAACATTCCCAAGCATAAACTTATTGTTTTCGGAAAGTATAATTTAACAAACTGGGATGCATATTTGCATCTCGATATGGAGATTAACAGCAACAGATATATAACGAGTGTTGGAGAGACGATTTCAGGTTTTACTTTGGTCAATGTTAAGGTACATTCTAAAATTTGGAAAGGTTTCAGTGGTGAAATCGGATCTAAAAATTTGTTAGATAAAAATTATTATTTATCTAAAAATTATCCACGGGAAGGACGTACATTTTTTACATCATTGCTTTATAATTTTTAA
- a CDS encoding ABC transporter substrate-binding protein encodes MKSKFGIYVVIFFLLSLISCKKDKVYSEKITRTITDMAGRKVEIPVNVQSAFIDRHSVMLVYSFDTLLPVNRVFNYNDSEKKYLTQGFYVNKPLVINENAEEIIRLQPDIILFSKALTEENKKKADQLQKKVNIPVVLLDNDFHNYKSTLSFLGNVLNKKEKSEKLNNFIRTYVDSIPIKAKQIPENKRKKVYYAEGNKGLKTDPSGSLHSLLIDLVGGINVAQVDILPGKGMTGVSIEQIYLWNPDIVLVWSGNYDSKDSYMHIRHDKLWKDLKSVKENKVYQVPWKPFGWIDRPPGINRLIGIIWLSQTLYPEVYTQNLNKITQEYFKEFYHYNLNEEEAAELINPQPN; translated from the coding sequence ATGAAATCTAAATTTGGTATTTACGTTGTTATTTTTTTTCTTTTATCGCTTATAAGTTGTAAAAAAGATAAAGTTTATTCTGAAAAAATAACAAGAACAATAACCGATATGGCGGGTCGTAAAGTAGAAATACCTGTCAACGTACAATCTGCTTTTATTGACAGGCATTCTGTAATGTTAGTCTATTCTTTTGACACACTGTTGCCTGTTAATCGAGTCTTTAACTATAATGATTCTGAAAAAAAATATTTAACCCAAGGTTTTTATGTAAATAAACCTTTGGTTATTAATGAAAATGCAGAAGAAATTATTAGGTTACAGCCAGATATTATCTTGTTTTCAAAAGCGTTAACAGAAGAAAATAAAAAAAAAGCAGACCAACTTCAGAAAAAAGTAAATATACCTGTGGTGTTGTTGGATAACGACTTTCATAATTATAAATCTACCTTGTCTTTTTTAGGAAATGTTTTAAATAAGAAAGAAAAATCAGAGAAATTAAATAATTTTATCCGAACTTACGTAGATTCCATTCCTATAAAAGCAAAACAAATTCCGGAAAATAAAAGAAAAAAAGTTTACTATGCTGAGGGGAATAAAGGTTTAAAAACCGATCCATCCGGCTCACTTCACAGTTTGCTAATTGATTTGGTGGGAGGTATTAATGTTGCTCAGGTAGATATTTTACCGGGAAAGGGGATGACAGGAGTTTCAATTGAACAAATATACTTATGGAATCCAGACATAGTCTTAGTATGGTCCGGGAACTATGATTCCAAAGATTCTTATATGCATATTCGGCATGATAAGTTATGGAAAGATTTAAAATCTGTAAAAGAAAACAAAGTATATCAGGTTCCGTGGAAACCTTTTGGCTGGATAGACAGACCTCCGGGAATCAACCGACTCATTGGGATAATATGGCTTTCACAAACATTGTATCCTGAAGTATATACCCAAAATCTAAATAAAATAACACAGGAGTATTTTAAGGAATTTTATCATTACAATCTTAATGAAGAAGAAGCGGCGGAACTAATTAATCCACAGCCAAACTAA
- a CDS encoding S8 family peptidase yields the protein MKKVVFSIALAFGLFVNSLSAQATDSLTLKNWYHQNYEKTGVYGVGTNDAIEFLKSKGIKPSSIVVGVIDSGVQIDHPDLKKNIWVNPKEKPNNKKDDDGNGYIDDIHGWDFIGGKDGKDVDHDTMEATRVVAKYEKMFESANKSTNEANIKKYPKEYQEYLRAKLVYDVKLKEAQKGMDNISSNQEQISQVVSTLRDALGNNTITVENAQKLANPNLKSYVMMLASDSSVSGKTVDEFEKIALEQFKEQAKYYGDQLKYMLNKDYDPRAIIGDNYSDLKQKNYGNNEVEGPDALHGTHVSGIIAAERNNNIGMDGIAGDVAKILVVRAVPDGDERDKDIANAIYYAVDNGAKVINMSFGKGFSPDKERVWEAMKYAEKKDVLMVHAAGNDNKNVDITFNYPTNFKDGENTSFVNNWITVGASTRYNDNLKASFSNYGQRVDIFAPGLEIYSTVTKSGYKFLQGTSMASPVVAGCAALLWAYFPSLTAAEVKDILLKTANKSNVPLLLNEDVDTTFDKLSVTGGVVDVYKAVKYAYENYPSKAGK from the coding sequence ATGAAAAAAGTAGTATTTAGCATTGCATTAGCATTTGGCTTATTTGTAAACAGCCTGTCTGCTCAGGCAACAGATTCTTTAACTTTAAAAAATTGGTATCATCAAAATTACGAAAAGACCGGAGTTTACGGAGTGGGTACCAATGATGCTATTGAATTTTTAAAATCCAAAGGTATAAAGCCCTCCTCTATTGTGGTTGGTGTTATTGACAGCGGAGTACAAATAGATCATCCGGATTTGAAAAAAAATATATGGGTTAATCCCAAAGAGAAGCCTAATAATAAAAAGGATGATGATGGAAACGGGTATATAGATGACATTCATGGATGGGATTTTATTGGTGGTAAAGATGGTAAAGATGTAGATCACGATACTATGGAAGCTACCCGTGTAGTTGCTAAATATGAAAAAATGTTCGAAAGTGCAAATAAAAGTACCAACGAAGCTAACATAAAAAAATATCCAAAAGAATATCAGGAATACCTGAGAGCAAAATTGGTTTACGACGTAAAATTAAAAGAAGCTCAAAAAGGAATGGATAATATTTCTTCTAATCAGGAGCAGATATCTCAGGTTGTTAGCACACTTCGCGATGCTTTAGGTAATAATACGATTACAGTTGAAAATGCTCAAAAATTGGCTAACCCTAATCTAAAAAGCTATGTCATGATGCTGGCTTCCGATAGTAGCGTAAGTGGCAAAACTGTTGACGAGTTTGAGAAAATTGCTCTTGAGCAATTTAAAGAACAAGCAAAATATTATGGGGATCAATTAAAATATATGCTTAATAAAGACTATGATCCACGTGCAATTATCGGAGATAATTATTCTGATTTAAAACAGAAAAATTATGGAAATAATGAAGTTGAAGGTCCGGATGCTTTACATGGTACACACGTTTCAGGAATTATTGCTGCCGAAAGAAACAACAATATAGGAATGGATGGAATTGCTGGGGATGTTGCTAAAATATTAGTAGTTAGAGCTGTTCCTGATGGAGATGAAAGAGATAAAGATATTGCTAATGCAATTTACTATGCTGTAGATAATGGAGCAAAAGTTATTAACATGAGCTTCGGAAAAGGATTTTCCCCTGACAAAGAAAGAGTTTGGGAAGCAATGAAATATGCAGAAAAGAAAGATGTATTAATGGTACACGCTGCGGGTAACGATAATAAAAATGTAGATATAACTTTTAATTATCCTACCAATTTCAAAGATGGTGAAAATACTTCTTTTGTAAATAATTGGATAACTGTTGGTGCTAGTACCCGATACAACGATAATTTAAAAGCTTCTTTTTCTAATTACGGACAAAGGGTAGATATATTTGCCCCGGGACTTGAGATTTATTCTACAGTAACAAAAAGCGGCTATAAATTTTTACAGGGAACCAGTATGGCTTCTCCGGTAGTTGCAGGATGTGCTGCATTACTATGGGCTTATTTCCCTAGCCTAACAGCTGCAGAAGTAAAAGACATATTATTGAAAACAGCAAACAAATCAAATGTACCTCTTTTATTAAACGAAGATGTTGATACTACATTTGATAAACTTTCCGTAACAGGAGGTGTTGTAGATGTTTACAAAGCTGTAAAATATGCGTATGAAAATTATCCTTCCAAAGCTGGAAAATAA
- a CDS encoding WbqC family protein, with protein MTVLPIFYFAPVSYFALALQSDKLLLEKWENFPKQTYRNRCIIQGANGKLPLIIPTEHTGARIFKDIKISYASNWMNLHWKSIKSSYQSSPYFEYYQDSLKEIFDKKETYLIDFNLKTFQWINDKVKLNLDYDFTLEYNEFFEGKDARETFNAKKESTFQNQPYIQVFSDRFEFMNDLSILDLVCNVGPKCDTYISNI; from the coding sequence ATGACTGTATTACCTATTTTTTACTTTGCTCCGGTTTCGTATTTTGCATTGGCTTTACAATCTGATAAATTATTATTGGAAAAATGGGAAAATTTCCCTAAGCAAACCTATAGAAACCGTTGTATAATACAGGGTGCTAATGGTAAACTTCCGCTTATCATCCCTACCGAACATACAGGAGCCAGAATATTTAAGGATATAAAAATATCATATGCTTCCAATTGGATGAATCTACACTGGAAATCTATAAAATCCTCCTACCAAAGTTCACCGTATTTTGAATATTATCAGGACAGCCTTAAAGAAATATTTGATAAAAAAGAAACCTATCTAATAGATTTTAATTTAAAAACGTTTCAATGGATCAATGATAAAGTAAAGCTAAACTTAGATTATGACTTTACTTTGGAGTACAATGAATTTTTTGAAGGCAAAGACGCACGGGAAACCTTTAATGCAAAAAAAGAGAGTACATTTCAAAACCAACCCTATATTCAGGTTTTTTCCGATCGATTTGAATTTATGAATGATTTATCTATTTTAGATTTGGTTTGTAACGTTGGCCCGAAATGTGATACTTATATTTCAAACATTTAA
- a CDS encoding thioredoxin family protein: MGKFNFLKKRITIIGCIMIMLLNFSSVMFAQINFKSLDSLVTKESKPIIIYIHTDNCAYCSIQEKQLLKNNELKKILSENYYFLNVNADSKEPITFNHRLFKNNNRIHELAEYYTPANETVSFPCWLFFAPDYELIFKYNGLLKSDELLFLLQSTFTPVH; the protein is encoded by the coding sequence ATGGGCAAATTTAACTTTCTGAAAAAAAGAATTACAATTATTGGTTGTATAATGATAATGCTTTTGAACTTTTCTTCTGTAATGTTTGCCCAGATAAATTTTAAAAGCTTAGATTCCTTAGTAACTAAGGAATCTAAGCCTATAATCATTTATATACATACAGATAATTGCGCCTATTGTTCAATACAGGAGAAACAACTGCTGAAAAACAATGAATTAAAAAAGATTCTGTCAGAAAACTACTATTTTTTAAACGTAAATGCTGACTCAAAAGAGCCAATAACATTCAATCATCGTTTATTTAAAAATAATAACCGAATTCATGAGCTTGCGGAATATTACACTCCGGCAAATGAGACTGTTTCATTTCCCTGTTGGTTATTTTTTGCACCTGATTATGAATTAATCTTTAAATATAATGGTTTATTAAAATCTGATGAGCTATTATTTCTTTTGCAATCAACATTTACACCTGTTCATTAA
- a CDS encoding TonB-dependent receptor plug domain-containing protein, giving the protein MKIKFILLSMLVVNILPSQIISDSISSENEKNIDDIVVTGTMREVRRSDSPIPVEIITSKLFKKNPTPSLFDAVGMINGVRPQINCNVCNTGDIHINGMEGPYTMILIDGMPIVSGLSTVYGLSGIPNSLIDRIEVVKGPASSLYGSEAMGGIINVITKNPAKAPLVSADVFGTSWGELSADIGLRLKPSENLSGLLGINYFLYNNPIDNNHDGFTDVTLQNRISVFNKWNLKRKENRNASIGIRWINEDRWGGQMNWSKKYRGSDEVYGESIYTKRIEIIGNYQLPFTEKIYTQFSYNWHDQNSWYGDTPYMATQQVAFGQIYWDKSLKNHNLLLGGGFRYTYYDDNTPATLSADGLHNAPAKTPLPGIFIQDEWNINTKNTLLVGYRYDHDKNHGNIHSPRVAYKISPNKNNTLRASFGTGFRVVNIFTEDHAALTGAREVVIENSLKPEKSYNGNLNYVLKIPNENFNVNLDVTGFYSYFTNKIVGDFDTDPTKIIYDNLDGHAVSRGISLNTDWSFTFPLKIMAGVTFMDVYIKENDEDGSKTKIQQLHAPKWSGNFIISYNFPKSLTLDFTGNWNGPMRLPIQPDDYRREYSPWFCIANIQLTKKFHNGIEVYGGLKNIFNFIPKDPLMRPFDPFNKDADNPVTNPHGYTFDTAYNYASLQGIRGFAGIRYNLF; this is encoded by the coding sequence ATGAAAATAAAATTTATTTTATTATCCATGCTTGTGGTTAATATTTTACCCTCTCAAATTATTTCAGATTCAATATCTTCAGAAAATGAAAAAAATATTGACGACATTGTTGTGACTGGAACCATGAGAGAAGTGAGAAGATCGGACAGCCCTATTCCGGTTGAAATTATAACCTCAAAATTATTTAAAAAAAATCCTACTCCCAGCTTATTTGATGCTGTGGGTATGATAAACGGAGTACGACCTCAAATTAATTGTAATGTATGTAATACCGGGGATATTCATATTAATGGAATGGAAGGCCCTTATACCATGATTTTGATTGACGGCATGCCTATAGTCAGCGGTTTATCAACTGTATACGGATTAAGCGGAATTCCAAATAGTTTAATTGATCGCATTGAGGTCGTTAAAGGTCCAGCTTCCTCCTTATATGGTTCTGAAGCAATGGGGGGAATCATTAATGTAATTACAAAAAATCCGGCAAAAGCGCCATTAGTAAGCGCAGATGTCTTCGGAACCAGCTGGGGTGAATTAAGTGCAGATATTGGACTCAGATTAAAACCTTCTGAAAATTTGTCCGGATTATTGGGAATTAATTACTTTTTATATAATAATCCTATTGACAATAATCATGATGGATTTACAGACGTTACTTTGCAAAACCGGATTTCTGTTTTTAATAAGTGGAATCTGAAAAGGAAAGAAAATCGTAATGCCAGTATTGGTATACGATGGATCAACGAAGATCGATGGGGAGGACAGATGAACTGGAGTAAAAAATACAGGGGAAGTGATGAAGTATACGGTGAAAGTATTTATACTAAAAGAATTGAAATAATAGGAAATTATCAGCTCCCGTTTACCGAAAAAATATATACACAATTTTCTTACAACTGGCATGATCAAAATTCATGGTATGGGGATACTCCTTACATGGCTACTCAACAAGTTGCTTTTGGACAAATTTACTGGGACAAATCCTTAAAAAATCATAACCTTCTATTGGGTGGAGGATTTCGTTATACTTACTATGATGATAACACTCCGGCAACTTTATCAGCAGACGGATTACATAACGCTCCGGCCAAAACTCCATTGCCGGGAATATTCATTCAGGATGAATGGAACATTAATACAAAAAATACTTTGTTAGTAGGTTACAGATACGATCATGACAAAAACCACGGAAATATTCACTCACCTAGGGTTGCCTACAAAATTTCACCTAATAAAAACAATACCTTAAGAGCCAGCTTTGGAACTGGATTTCGTGTAGTTAACATATTTACTGAAGATCATGCAGCTCTTACCGGTGCAAGAGAAGTTGTTATTGAAAATTCTTTGAAACCGGAAAAATCGTATAATGGAAATTTAAATTATGTTCTTAAAATACCCAACGAAAATTTTAACGTTAATTTGGATGTCACAGGTTTTTATTCCTACTTTACAAATAAAATTGTAGGTGATTTTGATACGGATCCTACAAAAATCATTTACGATAACTTAGATGGTCACGCCGTTTCCAGAGGTATTTCGTTAAACACTGACTGGAGTTTTACCTTTCCTTTAAAAATTATGGCAGGTGTAACTTTTATGGATGTTTATATTAAAGAAAATGACGAAGATGGTAGTAAAACAAAAATACAGCAACTTCACGCTCCCAAATGGTCTGGCAATTTTATAATTTCCTATAATTTTCCTAAAAGCCTGACTTTAGATTTTACCGGAAACTGGAACGGTCCTATGAGACTTCCTATACAACCCGATGATTATAGAAGAGAATACTCTCCCTGGTTCTGTATCGCCAATATTCAGCTGACTAAAAAATTTCATAACGGCATTGAAGTTTACGGAGGATTAAAAAATATTTTTAATTTTATTCCTAAAGATCCTCTAATGAGACCCTTTGATCCTTTTAATAAGGATGCTGACAACCCCGTAACCAATCCGCACGGATATACCTTTGATACTGCTTATAATTATGCTTCTTTGCAAGGTATCCGTGGTTTTGCAGGTATAAGATATAATTTATTTTAA
- a CDS encoding metal-dependent transcriptional regulator, with product MYSYIEENYLKALYSIADDNGEVSTLALSQYLNIKMPTVNSMMKKFSEKGLVHHQSYKPLRLTDKGKKQAALILRKHRLTEMYLVERMGFSWEEVHEIAEQIEHIHSEIFFNKMDELLDYPKYDPHGSPIPDKEGNIEWLNYQRLSECKEGQKVILSAVVNGSKDFLKYLNSKDLSLGMLLTVLSVEPFDGSVTIKIDNSERTEVFSSLVADKLLVK from the coding sequence ATGTACTCGTATATAGAAGAAAATTATTTAAAGGCTTTGTACAGTATTGCTGATGACAACGGTGAAGTATCTACGCTTGCTTTAAGTCAGTATTTAAATATTAAAATGCCTACCGTAAATAGTATGATGAAAAAATTTTCTGAGAAAGGATTAGTTCATCATCAAAGTTATAAACCTTTGAGACTTACTGATAAGGGAAAAAAACAAGCGGCATTAATACTTAGAAAACACCGGCTGACTGAAATGTATCTGGTCGAAAGAATGGGGTTTAGCTGGGAAGAAGTTCATGAAATTGCAGAACAAATAGAACATATTCATTCAGAAATTTTTTTTAATAAAATGGATGAGTTGCTCGATTATCCTAAATATGATCCGCATGGTTCCCCAATACCAGATAAAGAAGGAAATATTGAATGGCTTAATTACCAAAGATTAAGCGAATGTAAAGAAGGACAGAAAGTAATACTTTCAGCTGTGGTTAATGGGTCTAAAGATTTTTTAAAATATCTTAATTCTAAAGATTTAAGTCTGGGTATGCTGCTTACAGTACTTTCAGTTGAACCGTTTGATGGTAGTGTTACCATAAAAATCGATAATTCTGAAAGAACAGAGGTGTTTAGTAGTCTGGTTGCTGACAAATTATTAGTGAAATAA
- a CDS encoding RrF2 family transcriptional regulator: MFTKTSEYAIKIMIYLSKNSSRDHLCQVGEISQALDSPEPFTAKILQQLTKVDLLMSMKGKNGGFTLGRAPEKIKICDIVVSIDGEKAVKKCILGLRDCSSENPCPLHHKYYKIKSDIRDNILNVDLLYLKDTLKTINLQ, translated from the coding sequence ATGTTCACAAAAACTAGCGAATACGCAATAAAGATTATGATATATCTCAGTAAAAATAGCTCAAGAGATCATTTGTGCCAGGTAGGAGAAATAAGCCAGGCATTAGATTCTCCGGAACCATTTACTGCAAAAATACTTCAGCAATTGACTAAAGTGGATTTACTAATGTCTATGAAAGGAAAAAACGGAGGTTTTACGTTAGGCCGAGCACCTGAAAAAATAAAAATATGCGATATTGTTGTTTCTATAGATGGAGAAAAGGCTGTTAAAAAATGTATTTTAGGCTTAAGAGATTGTTCCAGTGAAAACCCGTGCCCATTGCATCATAAATATTATAAAATTAAATCAGATATACGAGACAATATTCTCAATGTAGATTTATTGTATTTAAAAGATACCTTAAAAACAATAAATCTACAGTAA